A stretch of Lactuca sativa cultivar Salinas chromosome 6, Lsat_Salinas_v11, whole genome shotgun sequence DNA encodes these proteins:
- the LOC111901212 gene encoding cation/H(+) antiporter 17 encodes MASNDTTLNNAPPMKATSHGVFQGENPLNAALPLVILQICLVLTLTRVLAYLLKPLRQPRVVAEIVGGVLLGPSGLGHNKAYLHTVFPQRSLTVLDTLANLGLCFFLFLVGLELDLNSLRKTGKKALCIAIGGIGLPFILGTGVSFILQENVSGGVHEGPFIVFMGVAMSITAFPVLARILAELKLLTTEVGKMAMSAAAVNDIVAWILLALAVALSGSGRSPLVALWVFLCASGFVVLCSFLVPPVFKWMSQRCPDGEPVDELYVCVTLGGVLAASFVTDAIGIHALFGAFVVGVLIPKEGAFAVALVEKVEDLVSGLFLPLYFASSGLKTNMGSIKGARSWGLLVLVIFTACFGKIAGSVGVSLLCRIPWMDALAIGLLMNTKGLVEIIVLNIGKDRGVLNDETFAILVLMALLTTFITTPLVVAFYRPAKTQPTTEYKHRTLHRRGSSTSPFRMLFCFHSVRNIPTMVNLIEVLRGTGKKEVLLVHAMHLMELSERSSAILMVHKARKNGLPFWKKDQNTGSDQVVVAFEAFQHLSKVAIWPTTAISAVLSMHEDVISGAERNRAAMIILPFHKHIRVDGQLETTRVEYRHVNRKVLEYAPCSVGILVDRGFGGTSHIAASSVNSVVTVLFFGGNDDHEALAYGGRMAEHPGINLNVVRFLLNPAGNTTPGSITIDIKESETSESNSIDDEVMAEFKQKFVLKYNTMKYDERAVADAAETADVIREYGRSNLFLVGRMPEGEVVGLLKKESECPEMGPVGNLLISPALTMAASVLVVQQYHSQLSLHSLASLKEDEMSDDGG; translated from the exons ATGGCCTCAAATGATACAACACTTAACAATGCACCTCCTATGAAAGCTACATCACATGGGGTATTTCAAGGCGAAAATCCTCTTAATGCTGCACTCCCTCTTGTCATTTTACAAATATGTCTCGTCCTCACACTCACTCGAGTCCTTGCTTACcttcttaagccattaagacaGCCTCGAGTCGTGGCAGAAATTGTT GGGGGAGTTCTACTCGGACCTTCGGGTCTAGGCCATAACAAAGCATATCTTCATACAGTGTTTCCTCAAAGGAGTCTTACAGTATTGGACACGCTCGCAAATCTTGGACTTTGTTTCTTCCTCTTCCTTGTTGGCCTAGAGCTTGATTTAAACTCCTTACGTAAAACTGGTAAAAAAGCATTATGTATAGCCATCGGTGGAATTGGCCTTCCGTTCATTTTAGGTACCGGAGTTTCATTCATTCTCCAAGAAAACGTCTCTGGGGGTGTTCACGAAGGCCCATTTATCGTCTTCATGGGTGTAGCTATGTCAATTACAGCTTTCCCAGTACTTGCACGTATTTTAGCCGAACTCAAGCTCTTAACTACCGAAGTTGGTAAAATGGCCATGTCAGCAGCCGCAGTTAATGACATAGTGGCATGGATTCTTCTTGCACTTGCGGTTGCCCTTTCGGGTTCAGGGCGCTCCCCACTTGTAGCTCTATGGGTTTTCTTGTGTGCATCGGGTTTTGTTGTTTTGTGTTCTTTTTTGGTGCCCCcggttttcaaatggatgtcCCAAAGATGCCCCGATGGTGAACCCGTTGATGAGTTGTACGTTTGTGTGACTTTAGGTGGTGTTTTAGCTGCGAGTTTTGTGACAGATGCTATTGGGATTCATGCACTTTTTGGGGCTTTTGTTGTTGGGGTTTTAATACCAAAAGAAGGTGCATTTGCCGTTGCATTAGTGGAAAAGGTTGAGGATTTAGTGTCGGGGTTGTTTTTACCGTTGTATTTTGCTTCGAGCGGTTTAAAGACGAATATGGGGTCGATTAAAGGGGCAAGGTCTTGGGGATTACTTGTTTTGGTTATTTTTACAGCGTGTTTTGGTAAGATTGCGGGTTCGGTTGGGGTTTCTCTTCTTTGTAGGATTCCGTGGATGGACGCTCTTGCAATCGGACTTTTAATGAATACAAAAGGTTTGGTTGAAATTATTGTGCTCAACATTGGGAAAGATAGAGGG GTTTTGAACGATGAAACATTCGCAATATTAGTTCTAATGGCACTATTAACAACATTTATCACAACCCCTCTAGTTGTTGCCTTTTATAGACCTGCTAAAACACAACCAACCACCGAATACAAACATCGAACTTTACACCGCAGAGGTTCTTCCACTTCTCCATTCCGTATGTTATTTTGCTTCCATAGTGTACGAAACATACCAACAATGGTAAATTTAATCGAAGTTTTACGTGGGACTGGCAAAAAAGAGGTTCTTTTGGTCCATGCAATGCACCTCATGGAGCTATCAGAGAGGTCTTCGGCTATACTTATGGTTCATAAAGCGAGAAAAAACGGGCTCCCGTTTTGGAAAAAGGATCAGAATACCGGATCAGATCAAGTTGTGGTGGCGTTCGAGGCTTTTCAACATTTGAGTAAGGTGGCGATTTGGCCCACGACTGCTATATCGGCGGTTTTGAGTATGCATGAGGATGTTATTAGTGGGGCCGAAAGGAATCGAGCAGCTATGATTATTTTACCATTTCATAAGCATATTAGGGTCGATGGGCAACTTGAAACCACTCGAGTTGAATATAG ACATGTCAACCGCAAGGTTTTAGAGTACGCTCCATGTTCAGTCGGCATCTTAGTAGACCGTGGTTTCGGAGGGACATCCCACATTGCCGCCAGCAGTGTCAACTCAGTAGTAACAGTTTTATTCTTCGGTGGCAATGACGACCACGAAGCATTAGCCTACGGGGGTCGTATGGCTGAACACCCCGGAATCAATCTCAATGTAGTTCGGTTTCTCCTCAACCCCGCCGGAAACACCACTCCGGGATCCATCACCATCGACATTAAAGAATCTGAGACTTCGGAATCCAATTCCATTGATGATGAAGTGATGGCGGAATTCAAACAGAAGTTTGTCTTGAAGTACAACACGATGAAGTATGATGAGAGAGCGGTGGCGGATGCTGCGGAGACGGCGGATGTGATTCGGGAATATGGCCGGAGCAATTTGTTTCTGGTGGGGCGGATGCCGGAGGGGGAGGTGGTGGGGTTGTTGAAGAAGGAAAGTGAGTGCCCGGAGATGGGACCCGTCGGAAATTTGTTGATTTCTCCGGCTTTGACTATGGCGGCATCGGTGTTGGTGGTGCAACAGTATCATAGTCAACTGTCGTTGCATTCTTTAGCTTCTTTGAAGGAAGATGAAATGAGTGATGATGGTGGATGA